Below is a window of Humulus lupulus chromosome 2, drHumLupu1.1, whole genome shotgun sequence DNA.
TGGCCGGTTGTCACAACCGCAGACCCTTTGCTAAGAACAGCCCAACCACTCTCGTTCTTGTAAGAAAGAAGCTTTTGGATCTCTTGAGTCACCGGGTCAACTTCCTTGTGATCCTTAGTGAAGAACAAACTCTCTATTCCAGTCCAGAACCGACTTAGAATGCCATGGTCTTCTCCTCCTTTGGCTGTCTTTCCCACGCAGAACAGCTCGATGTTGATTTTCGCACCCTTGATGAAGGGATCACTCTGAAGAGCAGTTACATTCTTGGTGAATGTTTGGATAAAATCATTGTCTTTTCCTCCATAGAAGAAGATGTACTTCTCCTCTTTCACCTGTGATCATAATTGATCAACAAAAGATTAATAGTACGTCTTACCTTATCATAATCATTATTCAACAAAAACCTGAAGACTGATATATAATTTCTAACTGTATGCACTGTTTAACATGTGAATATCTGATAATCTCAACTCTAGTGCCATACATCATATTATGTATCAAAACGATATTACGAAAGATAAACTTTACCCAAGTCTCTATAGTTGGGTGGACGTTGTTAACAACAGAACCAATCCAATGTCTTTCCTTGGAGATGATTTCCTCAGCTTTCCTATCAAAAGGAAAGGCCTTGAGACCCCACACACGAATAAGATGAAGTGCATTGAGATTCTCCACCTTCCCTTGAGGGGTAGTCACCACCAACATAGGCTTGCCCTTGTATTGCCAATGTTCCTTGATGAATCTAATTCCTGCGAGCGGAGAAAATAGCTGCAAACTGTACCATGGCATCTTGGTCCTCAAAATCTCATACTTCTTCTTTAGCTCATCGGTCCACTGCTCCACAATGGGAATCCATACAATTGTGTagcttttttctttctttgataCTAAGTCGTAAACTGGTTTGAGAATGGAAATATCTTCTTCTGTTATGTCTAGGCCAGCAAAGAACATGAATACATTCTTCCTCCTCAGCACATCAATGTTCACCTGGTTAAAGAGTAATATCAATAtggttaatatataataatagatttattttcctacacatatactTGTGACTCTTTCTAGTACCATTATATTAAATTACCGTTCTGTTTGTAGAACCATCAATGAGTGGCTTCACAACATCAAATTTGTAAAACACCAAAGCCTTGAAAATCTCCATGATTTCAGTTGGAGTAAGGATAAGCTTACAAAGCCTCCTGTAAGCCTCAGCCTCGGCTGCATATATGGTACACAGATTATACAAACACAATTCACAGCTTATATTATAAAAGCAAACCcaattatatatatgatatatattatagaataattaagaaatcTCAATTACCAAGTTGTCTTCTGCAAACATTCAGCTGCATAGTGAGCTGGTTGAAGATGAAGCTGATTTTTTGTGAATAGGGAGACAAATCATATGCTCTGTCCGGCCTggtatacatatattatattaagCAACAAAGATACGATAAATTATATAAGAAGATTTATTATAAGAACAAGGTACTTACTCAGAACTTATGAGAATGCCGAGTTTGGTAGCACATGCTGCAATAGTTAGAATAGCCCAATAGACATAGAGTGGCATATGGTCCAAGGCAATGGACAATCCGGGAATGTATTTGAGGTCATAACTAATAGAGAGCTTCTCAAACTCATCGAAGATTGCGATGACTCGCATGGTGAGCTTAATGAGGCTGCTGAGCTCAAGAATTGTTTGCCGGTGTTTCTGGAGCTCAGAAGTCTTGATTAGTCCAGGCACTCTTTTGAGGAGCCCCAATTGTTTGGATAGTGGGTCCGAATGGTAATGATGGGCGATGAGCCAGAAGTCCCCAAATTCAAATGCGAAAGCCGCAAGTGCCAAAACGGCCTTTGCTTCCCACGTATAGTTTGACAGTTTGTTAAGAATCGCTAGTGTTGTTTTGTGTGCAGTTTCCTCGTTCGGGGCTTTGCATGAAAGCTTTAATAGGTAGAGATTAATTTAAGACAAAGTTTACTTCTCAAAGAAAACAAATTAATCAAATTTAGTATTGAGCGTGCCATGTTTACCTCGTTGTTGATGGCCTTGAGCGTGCACAGGGGAACACTCAGGTTACCTTTGCTGTGCTTCTCCTCAATGTTGTCCACATGAACGTGAACTCCCTGTAATTAGTTACATCAGTTACTGAAATATTTATATCGACTTTGGCCATGTACTGATAGAATAAACAACAGCatgtaatataatataatatatttatgtaGATGTTGTCTGCACCTGCACAATTTTGTCAATAATTTGGGAGGAACGCATAAGAACGTTTTCGACGACGACGAAAAGAGAGTCTTCGTCAAAAGATTTTTCAGCAGCATGGACATGAGTGCCATAGACAAGGTCAATGATTTTCTCATCAGACATGGTGAAGATGTTTGTGGCCTCGACCTCAATGTGATGGTGCACATGAGAAACGGCACTCTCCACTTTCGAAACGACACCTTGGACTGCGTTCAACATGGTGATGATATATATATGGACAGATAGAGATGATGTAAAGTTTTGGAGAAAGAGCAAACAAAATAATGgactggagagagagagagagagagctctgCAACTCGTTACTAGCTTGCTGATGGTTTGCAGTGTGGCTTGAGCCCGATAATTCTTGTTCTTTTTATAGCCATTTTCTGGCCTTGCTTTGGACCACCTCTTGTTATTTATATCTGCTCCTTTCACACCACGCCTTTACCTTCTTTGCCTGTGGAATAGACCACACGTGAAACGTGGAATAGACATCACGTGAAACATGATGTAACCATTTCATTCTTTTTGTGAAGtattgttttattattatgtatacttcctattttaaaattatatatatttattatacatATTTAGTGCCAGTATGTAAATTCAAATTTCACTACAACAAAGATTGTCCCTTGTGCAGTAAGTATTTAGAATAATGTgtgattatttaaaaaaaaatctaaaaacatATATTAGCGGCACACTTTTACCATTATTAGCGGATAGTCCAATAGACATATTAATAGCGGCGGACTATCTGTTACTAAaagtattagcggcgggtaatcGCTTTTATTAGCGGCGAACTACCCACCACTAATAATAGTATTAACGGCTCACAATATTAATAGCAGTGggccccgccgctaataatgctGAATAGTTTTAAATTTTATCACAGCCCTCGTCTCTTCTCTTTCGTTCTCTTCTCTTCACAACCACCATTAGAACTCTTCTCTGTGTGTGCCTCCACCTCCTACTTCAAATCTTTGAGTTGCTACCTTTTGAAGAAATATTTGAGCTAGCGCCGATCCTAGCTCGTTCCTGCCATCTTTGAAGAACCATTAGAGCTGTCGCTACCACCAGTTCTAGCTCAGACAGTCGTTTTGCCTTTGTAACCAGTAACATTTcacatactttttttttcttttaaatacttggtCTCTAATTATTTTATCAAGAATCTAATTATTGTTAGTAAATTTTATATGGATTGTTTCTTAAGGTTTGATTTTTGGATTGGTATTGGTGGCTTTGAAGTTTTGTGATTGGTCTTGGTGGCTTTGAGGGTTTGATTTGTCTATGTTATTTTGTTTTCATATTTTATCTTTGGTACTTTATTGCTGAATTGTTgttagtatttttttattataaatctatCGTTTTTGCATTATGTGGGCAATTCTCGGGTTCCTAGTCTCTTAGGTAGGGTTAAACAATAAAATTTCTTATATGATGATAATGCTCTCTCTTTTAGATGATTTGTGTGTGAGCCTCAAGTGTGGTGGTTGAATCAACACTATTTATTTTTTAAGGTTATCTTTGTTTGTGATGTTTTTTGGTTGTCTCTTGGTTATTTGAATCAGAGACATTTTTTAGTATGTTTTAatctgatgattttttttttagtttgttttattttaataatttaaatcatGATCTCACGATGCCTTCGTTATATTTACAAGTTTTTATATGATTCATATTGATTTGTTCCCTATGCAAATAGCTAGATTGATTAAGAGTATGGTTTATTTGGAATAGTTTTTTTAATATGTGCAGTTTTATaatttgtatatttgtattatagtCATGATTATGTCTTAGTTATTTGTACAAGCTTTGTCTACAATACATTTTGATTAATATTTTCTACAACTGTTTGAGAAATGATCTTCATGCTTCTCTCTGCTTATTTCTCTCTGCTTATTTTTTATGAGAGTATTGTGGTTTGCCTTATTCTTTATCAATTTGTTATGTTGGGGGATGGTTGTGAACTTGTTAATAAGTTTTGGGCTTTTTGGTTTGATATTGAGATAGAGAAATTAGTttaaagaataaaattaaaaGGGAATAGAGACTTACTTGACTTTGTTTCATTTAATCTAATAAGACTTTGAAGTTagccaacaaaataataaattataattatttttctaatttacctcaaaaaataataattgaaatttaaatataacatataaatcagACATCGTTATTTTGGAGAATATGTTTACTTAAGCTAAAATATGGGCATATGTAATGAATCAAATGTCTCGTGAAACAAAGATGATTAGATAAATACATATGTTGAGGATTAgaattttggagatttaatatgtATGCTTTTTTTTAAGTTGTGAATTGTACTTAATCGATTTTTGTTAACTTgtatgaaatatatatttttatacatataaatatttaattactataatataataatacataaattttattgtatttatgtaTATAATTATCTATATATGCACAATGACCTTTTAcaataaattatataataaattttaTCTTCTAGTATAATGAATCTctcatttaaaataataaaaattattatagtaataattaataaagtaataagAGATCATAAAACTCAAATTTGTTCAGGAATTACACTTctcataagacatcataaaatatttaaaataatttaacattTCTATTAGGATTAGGACAGTTGCTCTTTTTTCTTCCCATTCTTATACTCTCTTATATCATCGTAGATGGCGATTGATAAATCTTGGATAACATTGAGAAACCGtagttgtcaagaatattggaatggtctacaagcttttttgaggatgaCGTCAGAACATAAAGATtttgatggaagaattaggtgcccgtgtgtaagatgcaataataatagattggaatctttggatgttgttcgagcacacgtattcgataggggttttcatcaagcttatgataagtgaagttttcatggtgaggtggaagaaattatTGCcaatgaggtggttgatgagaatgaagatgatgagatgattcacgttgtggaagacttccttttaccgacaactgaggaagtagaaagggatcctGGTGAGAGTCAGTATTGTGACGaattatttgaggagattgaagcggagttatatcctggctgtgattggatttcatccttgaactttttagcaaagttattgcatctaaaaaTAAGAGGGGAtgtgcctaacaacatatttgatgaattactgaagttgttaaagcttgcctttcctaaggaaaacaaaactcCCGAATCGTACAACGCGGaaaaaaagagattgaaaaaattagggttgggatacgagtccattcatgtgtgtcagtatgattgttgctcattttacaatgagcatgcatctaaagaaaCATGCCCAGTATgtggaagtagtagatggattacttctAAAATtacgaaaggaaaaaaagtgtcacacaaggtgatgcgttactttccagtgacacctcggttgaaaagattatacagttcaaggattacaatgaagcacatgatatggcatcacaccggaaaatcgaaagatgatggagtgatgcgacacccggtggatgactctgcgtggaaggactttgatgtcAAGCATCCTAATTTTTCAAAGGATCCCAGAAATGTTTGTTTGGGCTTAGTTGCCGATgaatttaatccatttggcaacatgaacctcgCATACAGCATGTGGCTTGTGGTGTTGGCAAATTATAATCTGCcacaatggttgtgtatgaaagacaattatttcatgttgaccctccttattcctgggccaaaatcaccgggtaaggacatggatgtatttctcaaaccattggtggatgagttaaagGAAATATGGGTTAACAAAGTTAATACAAGAGACAGTACGGCCAACACGATGTTGAAGATGCGAGCAGCCCTTTGTGGACAGTAaacgattttccagctcgcaACAATTTTTCTGAATGGAGTGGTTAGGGATACAAAGTTTTTCCTACGTGTAATGAagacacaacttccatccgagtgattggtaagacatcttatgttggtcacagaagattcttaccaagtactcatcgaatgagaagagacactAAGTTCTATGGAGAAGTTGAGACTAGACGTCCCCCGAGATGGTTTACTTGTGAagatatactagaacaagttaatgctcttgcatcgcaagttccaggaaaacaCGTCCAGATTGGGGGTGAAAAAcgtaaaagaggtgtagatgagaTGGGTCTGagggaatcattgtggatttatgaagaagAGAACAGGAAGTTGAAGAATTCGCACGCTCCTTACGTGTTAACTCCAGCCCAGAGGCAACaattttgtcagtttataaaaggagttataTTTCTAGATTGATTtcgttcaaatttgaagaagaaagtgtacgagaatgatacaaattttcttaggtttaagtcccacgattgtcatgtgataatgcaacgattacgtTTGCTCGAtgttcgcaagtttctcccaaaatctatatcgaccaccaataca
It encodes the following:
- the LOC133819564 gene encoding protein SIEVE ELEMENT OCCLUSION B-like; the protein is MLNAVQGVVSKVESAVSHVHHHIEVEATNIFTMSDEKIIDLVYGTHVHAAEKSFDEDSLFVVVENVLMRSSQIIDKIVQGVHVHVDNIEEKHSKGNLSVPLCTLKAINNELSCKAPNEETAHKTTLAILNKLSNYTWEAKAVLALAAFAFEFGDFWLIAHHYHSDPLSKQLGLLKRVPGLIKTSELQKHRQTILELSSLIKLTMRVIAIFDEFEKLSISYDLKYIPGLSIALDHMPLYVYWAILTIAACATKLGILISSEPDRAYDLSPYSQKISFIFNQLTMQLNVCRRQLAEAEAYRRLCKLILTPTEIMEIFKALVFYKFDVVKPLIDGSTNRTVNIDVLRRKNVFMFFAGLDITEEDISILKPVYDLVSKKEKSYTIVWIPIVEQWTDELKKKYEILRTKMPWYSLQLFSPLAGIRFIKEHWQYKGKPMLVVTTPQGKVENLNALHLIRVWGLKAFPFDRKAEEIISKERHWIGSVVNNVHPTIETWVKEEKYIFFYGGKDNDFIQTFTKNVTALQSDPFIKGAKINIELFCVGKTAKGGEDHGILSRFWTGIESLFFTKDHKEVDPVTQEIQKLLSYKNESGWAVLSKGSAVVTTGHGSAILKVIEDFEQWKEVIKVKGFEVAFKEFHTKVTHTIRHCCRLDVPTLGGKAPDRMKCPECTRTMETYISYKCCHIDGPLSAHH